In Oscillatoria acuminata PCC 6304, a single window of DNA contains:
- the gatB gene encoding Asp-tRNA(Asn)/Glu-tRNA(Gln) amidotransferase subunit GatB, translated as MTIAAPVTTKYEAIIGLETHCQLSTKTKIFSNSSTEFGAPPNANIDPVCMGLPGVLPVLNQKVLEYAVKAGLALNCEIAPYSKFDRKQYFYPDLPKNYQISQYDLPIAEHGWLEIELVDEQGNATRKRIGITRLHMEEDAGKLVHAGSDRLSGSTYSLVDYNRTGIPLIEIVSEPDLRSGQEAAEYAQELQRIVRYLGVSDGNMQEGSLRCDVNISVRPVGREEFGVKVEIKNMNSFSAIQRAIEYEIDRQIEAINNGEPIYQETRLWEEGSQRTISMRSKEGSSDYRYFPEPDLGPIEVPSSQLEQWKSELPELPAQKRDRYETDFGLSPYDARVITDDRTVAEYFEATLAAGGDAKQAANWIQGDITGYLKTEKLNITDIALTPVALAELTGLITSGTISGKIAKDILPELLTQGGSPKELVESKGLIQISDTSALEKMIDEAIAAHPKEVESYRSGKTKLKGFFVGQVMKLSGGRADPKLTNQLVEQKLNG; from the coding sequence ATGACGATAGCTGCACCCGTAACAACGAAGTACGAAGCGATAATCGGACTAGAAACCCATTGTCAGCTCAGTACCAAAACCAAGATTTTCTCGAATTCCTCTACGGAATTTGGTGCGCCACCCAATGCCAACATCGATCCGGTGTGTATGGGATTGCCTGGGGTGTTGCCAGTTCTGAATCAAAAGGTCCTCGAATACGCCGTAAAAGCAGGACTGGCACTCAACTGCGAGATTGCGCCTTACAGCAAATTTGACCGAAAGCAGTATTTTTATCCTGATTTACCGAAAAATTATCAAATTTCGCAGTATGACTTGCCGATCGCCGAACATGGCTGGCTGGAAATCGAACTGGTAGATGAACAGGGAAATGCCACCCGCAAGCGGATTGGAATTACCCGTCTGCACATGGAAGAAGATGCGGGAAAACTCGTCCATGCCGGAAGCGATCGCCTCTCCGGTTCCACCTACTCCCTGGTAGACTACAACCGCACCGGGATTCCCCTAATTGAAATCGTCAGCGAACCAGACTTGCGATCGGGACAAGAAGCGGCAGAATATGCCCAAGAACTGCAACGGATCGTGCGCTATCTCGGTGTCAGCGACGGCAATATGCAAGAAGGGTCCCTGCGCTGTGACGTTAATATTTCCGTGCGTCCCGTGGGACGAGAGGAATTCGGCGTCAAAGTCGAAATTAAGAACATGAACTCGTTTAGCGCCATCCAACGGGCGATCGAGTATGAAATTGACCGACAAATCGAAGCCATCAACAACGGCGAACCCATCTACCAAGAAACCCGCCTTTGGGAAGAAGGTAGCCAACGCACCATCAGTATGCGGAGTAAGGAAGGATCTAGCGATTATCGCTACTTCCCGGAACCGGATTTAGGACCCATCGAAGTCCCATCCAGCCAACTGGAACAGTGGAAATCCGAACTCCCCGAACTCCCCGCCCAAAAACGCGATCGGTACGAAACCGATTTCGGCTTATCCCCCTATGATGCGCGGGTGATCACCGATGATCGTACCGTGGCGGAATATTTTGAAGCCACCCTCGCTGCTGGTGGGGATGCCAAACAAGCGGCTAACTGGATTCAAGGGGATATTACCGGCTATTTAAAAACTGAAAAGCTGAATATTACCGATATCGCCCTAACTCCCGTGGCCCTAGCCGAACTCACCGGCTTAATTACCTCCGGGACCATCAGCGGCAAAATAGCCAAAGATATCTTACCGGAACTGCTCACCCAAGGCGGGTCACCCAAGGAACTGGTAGAAAGCAAAGGGTTAATTCAAATCAGCGATACTTCCGCCTTGGAAAAAATGATTGACGAGGCGATCGCTGCTCATCCCAAAGAAGTCGAATCCTACCGCAGCGGCAAAACCAAGCTCAAAGGTTTCTTTGTCGGACAAGTCATGAAACTCAGCGGAGGACGTGCGGACCCCAAGTTAACCAACCAATTGGTTGAGCAAAAGTTAAACGGGTGA
- the argJ gene encoding bifunctional ornithine acetyltransferase/N-acetylglutamate synthase translates to MADWQEITGGVTAPKGYRAAGIAAGLKPSGAPDLALIWSDVEAIAAGVFTTSVVRAACVDYCRQRLEEKASARAILCNAGQANAATGEQGLADTLESADLLARELSISPNSVLIASTGVIGQRIKMDALRTGIPAVVAASSPEGNDAAAKAICTTDLVPKTIALETTFEGRPVRIGGICKGSGMIHPNMATLLAFVTCDATVSSHLWHDMLKRAADRSFNQITVDGDTSTNDTLIALANGQSRTPAITEMGPEAEKLEAGLTAVCQHLAKAIARDGEGATCLIEVQVTGAPDDAAARRVAKTIVGSSLVKSAVFGRDPNWGRIAAAAGRAGVSFDQDNLRIQLGEFLLMENGQPLPFDRPAASAYLKQAAAGAYLKEDTVLMQVQIGNGPGTGTAWGCDLSYDYVKINAEYTT, encoded by the coding sequence ATGGCAGACTGGCAAGAAATAACCGGAGGGGTGACGGCTCCAAAAGGATATCGTGCGGCAGGGATTGCCGCTGGGTTAAAACCGTCAGGAGCACCGGATTTGGCATTGATTTGGTCCGATGTAGAGGCGATCGCCGCTGGAGTGTTCACAACCTCCGTTGTTCGTGCCGCTTGTGTAGACTACTGTCGCCAACGCCTTGAGGAAAAAGCCAGCGCCCGCGCTATCTTATGTAACGCTGGACAAGCCAATGCTGCCACTGGGGAGCAAGGGTTGGCGGATACCCTCGAAAGTGCCGACTTGTTAGCCCGAGAACTCTCGATTTCCCCCAATTCCGTACTAATCGCCTCCACCGGGGTAATTGGTCAACGCATTAAAATGGATGCCTTGCGGACCGGGATTCCCGCCGTTGTGGCGGCTTCCTCCCCAGAGGGCAATGATGCAGCCGCCAAAGCTATATGCACTACGGATTTAGTCCCCAAAACCATCGCCTTAGAAACCACTTTTGAGGGACGTCCGGTGCGAATCGGAGGGATTTGCAAGGGGTCAGGCATGATTCATCCGAACATGGCAACCCTGCTGGCTTTTGTCACCTGCGATGCCACCGTCTCCTCCCATCTGTGGCACGATATGCTCAAACGGGCGGCAGACCGCAGTTTTAATCAGATTACGGTGGATGGCGATACCAGCACCAACGATACCCTGATTGCGTTAGCCAATGGACAATCTCGGACCCCGGCGATTACAGAAATGGGTCCCGAGGCGGAAAAATTAGAAGCGGGATTGACGGCGGTTTGTCAACATCTGGCGAAGGCGATCGCCCGGGATGGAGAAGGCGCAACCTGCCTAATTGAAGTCCAAGTTACCGGCGCACCGGATGACGCCGCCGCGCGTCGGGTTGCCAAAACCATTGTCGGATCGAGCTTAGTTAAATCCGCCGTCTTTGGACGGGACCCAAACTGGGGACGAATTGCTGCTGCTGCGGGACGTGCAGGGGTCTCCTTTGACCAAGACAATCTGCGGATTCAACTGGGTGAGTTTTTGTTGATGGAAAATGGTCAACCCTTACCGTTCGATCGCCCTGCCGCCAGTGCGTATTTGAAACAAGCGGCTGCCGGTGCCTATTTGAAAGAGGATACGGTCCTCATGCAGGTTCAAATTGGCAATGGACCCGGAACCGGAACCGCCTGGGGATGTGACCTTAGTTATGATTATGTGAAGATTAACGCGGAGTACACCACCTAA
- a CDS encoding SGNH/GDSL hydrolase family protein — translation MSDPLLLAIGLLTQMKTSISDAIPNQLKPPEQTVPRINTQEWELTTRVDRLPTVEMSGPEFSSVGSLSPLGLDDQLFESYPAEFVGESHRAIASSHAALPKAETAQERVAYARTPSFRPQSGPQMYQQRLAALQAGQTYTRIPSDSYGSLWANAWEQPTYEQWKALLEREAQAVAKGQGSNRLAVLLGDSISMWFPQDRLPQGRIWLNQGISGDTSRGILSRLSALQGTRPDTIYILAGINDLRQGMGVDEILENHRQILRRLRQEHPGAQVILQSILPTRLAQIPNRQIEWINQQLAAIAREEGASYLDLYAQFSDRSGNLHSELTTDGLHLNARGYEVWQGTLTHAESWLAVHSRR, via the coding sequence ATGAGCGATCCATTATTGCTGGCGATCGGGTTATTGACTCAGATGAAGACTTCAATCTCTGACGCTATACCGAACCAGCTTAAGCCCCCAGAACAAACTGTACCGAGAATCAACACCCAGGAATGGGAATTAACCACAAGGGTCGATAGACTTCCCACGGTAGAAATGAGTGGGCCGGAATTTAGTTCAGTTGGCAGTTTATCCCCCTTGGGGTTGGATGATCAACTGTTTGAGAGTTATCCGGCGGAATTTGTGGGAGAGTCTCACAGGGCGATCGCCTCGTCCCATGCGGCCCTTCCCAAAGCTGAAACTGCACAGGAACGGGTTGCTTATGCCCGAACTCCATCGTTTCGACCCCAGTCGGGCCCGCAAATGTATCAACAACGGTTAGCGGCATTGCAGGCGGGACAGACTTATACCCGAATTCCTAGTGATAGTTATGGATCCTTGTGGGCAAATGCCTGGGAACAGCCGACTTATGAGCAATGGAAAGCCCTGCTAGAACGAGAAGCGCAAGCGGTGGCAAAAGGACAGGGTTCTAATCGGTTAGCGGTGTTGTTGGGGGATTCGATTAGTATGTGGTTTCCCCAGGACCGACTTCCCCAGGGTCGAATCTGGTTGAACCAGGGGATTTCTGGGGATACTTCCCGAGGCATCCTGAGTCGATTGTCAGCTTTGCAGGGAACTCGACCGGATACGATTTACATTTTGGCGGGGATTAATGATTTACGCCAGGGGATGGGGGTGGATGAAATTCTGGAGAATCATCGGCAGATTCTGCGTCGCCTGCGTCAAGAGCATCCGGGGGCTCAGGTAATTCTACAATCGATTTTGCCCACGCGGTTAGCTCAAATTCCCAATCGGCAAATTGAGTGGATTAATCAGCAATTGGCGGCGATCGCCCGGGAAGAAGGGGCGAGTTATTTGGATTTGTATGCTCAGTTTAGCGATCGCAGCGGAAACTTGCACTCGGAATTAACCACCGATGGATTGCATCTGAATGCGCGCGGGTATGAAGTCTGGCAAGGGACCCTTACCCATGCAGAATCTTGGCTGGCGGTCCATTCGAGGCGCTAA